The Pedobacter ginsengisoli region TTAATACTATTATAAACGGCTACCATTGCCTGAAACGACTTTTTGGGCTGCGTAGTGCTTACATACATTGATGTATAAGGTAACTGCTGCATTTTTATAGTAGCTCCCGGAGCGTAAGAAAGACCTTGTTTTACACGTAACTCATAATGTAAATTACCACTCAAAGCATTTATGGCAAGCATAAAGGGCGCGTAATCAGGGCTACTCATCATCGGAGCATTCATAACACAGCTTATGTAGTTTGTAGCCAGATCTCTTTGTTCGGTAACCAAACGCTCCCCTTCAATTGTCGTTCTAATAGGAATATTTGGAATATACTGTTTAGCAACAATTCCTTTAAACGCCTCAGCTATCCTTTTCTCCAGGTCTTCTTTAGTTATTTTACCAGCTACAACTAAAAACATTTTGCTTTTATTTAACAGTTCTTTATGGTAATAGTTAGCAACACTATCCGCCGTAAAACCATTAACCGTTAAATCTTTACCCTTAGGGTCGGTACTATACTGGCTATCCTTAAATATTGCCTCCATAGACATTTGATCAATCCGCGACTCCGGAGAGGCATGAATCTGATAAATACCTGAAATGATTTTTTCTTTAGTGGACTGAAACTCTGTCTTATCAAAAATCGGATTGGCTACAGCATCAGAAAACAACTTCCAGCCCTGATCAAAATACTTCGAAATACAGTTCATACTAATTGTTCCGTAGTCGGTTCCAGACGATCCTCCTATATCAATACCATACTCATCTGCCAGTTCCTTATAATCATCAACACTATAATTCTTTGTACCACACGAGGCTGCTGCGGACAGCGCAAGGTTTTCTATACCTGCCTGCGCCGGACTATAATTCATTACCCCTCCCCTAAAATACATACTCATACTGATGGTTTCTTTTTGGGTAGGCCTTAAAATTACCTTTAAACCATTCACATCAAATGATACAGCCTTGGTTTGAGATTTAGCTGAAAAAAGAAATAAAGCAAAAATGAAAGTTAATATATATGATTTCATCAGTTCAGAGATTTTATTTGAAGAATTCTTGAGGTTTTACAGCGTCAACACTGTTTTTATTGATAATCATGCCTGCACAAAAAGGTTTACCTTTAATGTATTTGCGCACGTAATTAAGCAAATCGGCCCGGGTTATCTTATTCAAATTTTCTTCGTAATGGGTATAGTAATCAACGGAGGCCGATGCCCACCAGAAAGAGAGCAAATGGGCATAATCTGAAGTTACTTCCCTGCGTTCGACCTGAGATATAGAAAGTAATCGTTTTGCACGTTCAATCTGAACTTCCGACAGGTAATCATCCTCATCCCATAGTGCAATCTGCTTTAGCACTTCTTCATAACATTCCTTAATTTTGGCCGGATTAGGGCTTACCATAAAACTAATTGGCCCAGTGTACTTCTGTGTATAGTAATTTACGCTTGCTTCTTGCGCTAATCCGGAATTGATTAAAGCTTTTTTAAGTTTTGACCCATTCTGATTTACAATAAATGAAAACACATCGGCCGCATAAGTGGCCGGAATATCATTACGTGTATCTGGTCCATGCCAGCTAAAAAGCATATAAGGCACAGGCATTGTGGTCGATTCGATTATGTAATAATCATTTTTAGTGAGTGGCTTAAATTCTGGGATAGGCCACTTTTTGAATGGATCAAATGGCGACGCCTTCCAGCTGCCAAATATTTCTTCGGCACTTTTAAATGCCTCGTTTACTTTTACATCACCCGCAATTACCAGAACCGAATTGTTAGGCCAGTAGTATTTATTCTTTATTGAATCCATTTTTGAGGGCGTTGCCGATAGGATTACATCATGATTTCCAATAACATTCTTTCTTGAATAATTATCTCCCCACATGTGCCTTTTGTCGGCATCAATTAAAGGAAAAATCGGGCTCGACTCTTGTCTAGTAAACTCAGCATTTACAATTTCATTTTCCATTGCCATATCTTCCTTAATAAATATAGGGTATCGAATGGCTGAGTTCATAAACTTTAAACCCGGTTTCAGGTTAGCTGAAGGAAGCGTAAAATAATAGTTTACAACCTCCTCTCTGGTATTTGCATTCGAGGTAATTTCAAGCTCATTGCTTCTCTTGGTAAAGCTTTCGAAATTTGGATAATCCTTATTTGCTTTAAAGAACAAATGCTCATAAAGATGGCTTAACCCATTGTAGTCATCAGACTCTGTAAACGATCCGTTTCTGCAAG contains the following coding sequences:
- a CDS encoding M16 family metallopeptidase, which codes for MKSYILTFIFALFLFSAKSQTKAVSFDVNGLKVILRPTQKETISMSMYFRGGVMNYSPAQAGIENLALSAAASCGTKNYSVDDYKELADEYGIDIGGSSGTDYGTISMNCISKYFDQGWKLFSDAVANPIFDKTEFQSTKEKIISGIYQIHASPESRIDQMSMEAIFKDSQYSTDPKGKDLTVNGFTADSVANYYHKELLNKSKMFLVVAGKITKEDLEKRIAEAFKGIVAKQYIPNIPIRTTIEGERLVTEQRDLATNYISCVMNAPMMSSPDYAPFMLAINALSGNLHYELRVKQGLSYAPGATIKMQQLPYTSMYVSTTQPKKSFQAMVAVYNSIKSGRYSQTFLDGIKKDHRLRYYRHQESSSSIVEDLGEAEILGGYKLEEDMLSNIDKVTLEQIREAFAKYAKGGIWLYLGDEQLGRQAFQ
- a CDS encoding M16 family metallopeptidase: MRSKFLLAIALVMSCISVFSQKKIADNMYFKKLPNGLEILVVTDNTVPLATIEMACRNGSFTESDDYNGLSHLYEHLFFKANKDYPNFESFTKRSNELEITSNANTREEVVNYYFTLPSANLKPGLKFMNSAIRYPIFIKEDMAMENEIVNAEFTRQESSPIFPLIDADKRHMWGDNYSRKNVIGNHDVILSATPSKMDSIKNKYYWPNNSVLVIAGDVKVNEAFKSAEEIFGSWKASPFDPFKKWPIPEFKPLTKNDYYIIESTTMPVPYMLFSWHGPDTRNDIPATYAADVFSFIVNQNGSKLKKALINSGLAQEASVNYYTQKYTGPISFMVSPNPAKIKECYEEVLKQIALWDEDDYLSEVQIERAKRLLSISQVERREVTSDYAHLLSFWWASASVDYYTHYEENLNKITRADLLNYVRKYIKGKPFCAGMIINKNSVDAVKPQEFFK